A genomic stretch from Terriglobus sp. RCC_193 includes:
- a CDS encoding cytochrome c oxidase subunit 3, whose amino-acid sequence MGTELMQHRRSLNVASLPDVTFAARSMTWWGTIGMMAIEGGVFALVIASYFYLHSRSQNWPPGVPPPDLLWGSLNTGVFLLSALPTEWYRRHAHQGDLRAVRIGLGLAIGFGALNLIIRYFELRHLNCDWSQSAYGSVVWLLMGLHIAHLLTDWVETIVLTTLFFSPHIEGKRFVDAEENASYWYFVILTWIPIYLVLYWAPRWLRS is encoded by the coding sequence ATGGGAACAGAGCTAATGCAACACCGGCGCTCTCTCAATGTTGCCTCGCTCCCTGATGTCACGTTTGCAGCCAGGAGCATGACGTGGTGGGGAACGATTGGGATGATGGCAATTGAGGGGGGCGTGTTTGCTCTTGTCATTGCCAGCTACTTCTATCTGCACTCCAGGTCGCAGAACTGGCCACCGGGCGTTCCTCCTCCGGATCTGTTGTGGGGAAGCCTGAACACAGGTGTGTTTCTGTTGAGCGCATTGCCAACGGAGTGGTATCGCCGTCACGCCCATCAAGGTGATCTGCGGGCAGTGAGAATCGGTCTCGGTCTAGCGATTGGATTTGGAGCGCTTAACCTTATCATTCGTTACTTTGAGCTGCGGCATCTTAACTGCGACTGGTCGCAGAGCGCATACGGCTCTGTGGTGTGGCTATTGATGGGCCTGCATATCGCGCATCTGCTTACAGATTGGGTCGAGACGATTGTGCTCACGACACTCTTTTTCTCGCCACACATTGAAGGAAAGCGCTTTGTCGACGCCGAAGAAAATGCAAGTTACTGGTACTTCGTCATACTCACGTGGATACCCATCTACCTGGTGCTCTACTGGGCGCCCCGATGGTTGAGGAGCTAA
- a CDS encoding cytochrome c oxidase assembly protein, which translates to MILPHHIHVAAFFFHPVEGGEALPSPSDLWTLRHWTWELNITIPLVLCAAWYLAGSVRRGRHTMLRWRHAAFWAGWLSLIAALVSPLHQLGDSLFSAHMLQHEILILVAAPLIAASHPSVTLLYALPSAARRTIGGLVSGMERHPILALATGPLASWLLHAVALWGWHIPFLYQASVTSDVVHALQHLCFFFTGLIFWSALFGAGRSSMSYGAATLYTFGTAIHCSALGSLLTFSTVIWYPIYADRTTAWHLTPLQDQQLGGLLMWVPSGIVFIVIGVALFARWIESAEERHKHTSMSEITIGGTQ; encoded by the coding sequence ATGATCCTGCCTCACCACATCCATGTTGCTGCATTCTTCTTTCATCCCGTAGAAGGTGGAGAAGCGCTGCCCAGTCCAAGCGATCTGTGGACTCTCAGGCATTGGACCTGGGAGCTTAACATCACAATTCCGTTGGTCCTATGCGCGGCATGGTACCTGGCAGGAAGTGTGCGAAGAGGGCGCCATACTATGCTCCGGTGGCGTCATGCAGCCTTCTGGGCAGGATGGCTTTCGCTTATCGCGGCGCTGGTATCTCCGCTGCATCAGCTTGGAGACTCTCTCTTCAGTGCACACATGCTGCAACATGAGATTCTCATCCTTGTCGCCGCACCACTCATCGCAGCATCGCACCCTTCGGTGACTCTCCTCTATGCGCTGCCTTCCGCGGCTCGACGAACAATAGGTGGCCTTGTGTCTGGCATGGAACGGCATCCAATTTTGGCGTTAGCCACTGGACCATTAGCCTCATGGTTGCTCCATGCTGTTGCACTTTGGGGATGGCACATTCCATTTCTCTACCAGGCAAGTGTCACCTCGGACGTTGTGCACGCGCTGCAGCACCTCTGCTTTTTCTTTACAGGACTGATCTTCTGGTCCGCTCTCTTCGGCGCTGGGCGTTCATCAATGAGCTATGGTGCGGCCACGCTTTACACCTTCGGGACTGCGATTCACTGCAGTGCCCTCGGATCGCTATTAACGTTCTCCACCGTGATCTGGTATCCCATCTATGCCGACCGGACCACCGCGTGGCATCTGACGCCATTGCAGGATCAGCAGCTCGGCGGGCTGCTCATGTGGGTCCCGTCCGGCATCGTATTCATTGTGATCGGAGTCGCATTGTTTGCTCGTTGGATTGAGAGCGCCGAAGAGCGGCACAAACATACGAGTATGAGTGAGATCACGATAGGAGGGACGCAATGA
- a CDS encoding cytochrome c family protein, protein MRNSLFALPILTLLMGCEAYTTSPIERAVAAPKMRDYGCTSCHVIPGVAGAAAAVSPPLNRMGNRTTIAGVTSNTPENLMLWIQHPQQIHPRSAMPEMHVTSDDARTIALYLETLH, encoded by the coding sequence ATGAGAAATTCCCTCTTCGCGCTTCCGATCCTCACATTGCTTATGGGATGTGAAGCCTATACAACTTCGCCTATAGAACGCGCAGTGGCGGCTCCGAAAATGCGCGACTACGGATGCACCTCCTGCCACGTGATTCCCGGTGTTGCAGGGGCGGCGGCAGCGGTAAGCCCACCGCTAAACCGCATGGGGAACAGAACCACCATAGCCGGAGTCACTTCGAACACACCGGAAAACCTCATGCTCTGGATTCAACATCCACAGCAGATACATCCCAGGAGCGCCATGCCGGAGATGCATGTGACATCCGACGATGCAAGAACGATTGCCCTCTACCTCGAAACGCTGCATTGA
- a CDS encoding heme-binding protein gives MSITLAEAKTVVAAAESKAHEIGMPMNIAIVDAGGNLLLFQRMENAWLGSIDIAINKAWTARAFDIETKALSELSQPDDQFFGIHTSNHGRVMIFAGGIPLKRDEKIVGAIGVSGGMGKQDQAVAEEGAKSFS, from the coding sequence ATGAGCATCACACTCGCTGAAGCTAAAACCGTTGTTGCCGCTGCTGAGAGCAAAGCCCATGAGATTGGCATGCCGATGAACATCGCCATCGTCGATGCTGGTGGAAACCTTCTCCTCTTTCAACGAATGGAAAACGCGTGGTTGGGGTCCATCGACATCGCGATCAACAAAGCCTGGACTGCTCGTGCATTTGACATCGAAACCAAAGCACTCAGCGAACTCTCTCAGCCAGACGATCAGTTCTTCGGGATTCACACGTCAAATCACGGTCGAGTCATGATCTTTGCAGGCGGTATTCCTCTGAAGAGGGATGAGAAAATCGTGGGTGCCATCGGCGTCAGTGGCGGCATGGGCAAGCAGGATCAGGCAGTAGCCGAAGAAGGCGCGAAATCATTCTCTTAG
- a CDS encoding cysteine hydrolase family protein gives MKSRKHAQTRPSPVPVALLIIDVLTTFNFPDGDATLQNALTIRDALVRLKGRARSLGIPVLYVNDNFGDWRSEKEVLMGRCLEGKGKDFVRPLLPDSEDYFVLKPMHSAFYMTPLEVLLQHLQVETLILTGLTSSSCISATAHDANMRGFDIYIPSDCSCSRSSEEHTAALELLGAMADARLTSSKSLRLQKLISIQK, from the coding sequence ATGAAATCTCGAAAGCACGCTCAGACACGCCCTTCGCCCGTGCCTGTGGCGCTCCTCATCATTGATGTGCTCACGACATTCAATTTTCCGGATGGAGATGCAACCCTGCAGAATGCTCTTACCATCCGTGACGCTTTGGTGAGACTCAAAGGACGTGCCCGATCACTTGGCATTCCCGTGTTGTACGTCAACGACAACTTCGGTGATTGGCGCAGCGAGAAAGAAGTGTTGATGGGGAGATGCCTGGAAGGCAAGGGTAAAGACTTCGTTCGTCCTCTATTGCCGGACAGCGAAGATTACTTCGTCCTTAAGCCCATGCATTCTGCGTTCTACATGACGCCGCTGGAGGTCCTCCTGCAACACCTGCAGGTGGAGACGCTGATACTCACCGGCCTCACGTCGAGCAGTTGCATTAGTGCCACGGCTCATGATGCAAACATGCGCGGTTTCGATATTTACATTCCTTCCGACTGCTCCTGCAGTCGAAGCTCGGAGGAGCACACCGCTGCCCTCGAGTTATTGGGAGCAATGGCCGATGCACGTCTTACCTCATCGAAGTCGCTTAGGTTGCAGAAGTTGATCTCTATACAAAAATAA
- a CDS encoding LLM class flavin-dependent oxidoreductase, protein MKKIGFLSFGHWTPSPQSQTRSAADVLLQSIDLAVEAERIGMDGAYFRVHHFARQLSSPFPLLAAVGARTRNIEIGTAVIDMRYENPHYMLEDASAADLISGSRLQLGISRGSPEQVIDGWRHFGYQPKEGEDDAAMGRRHTEVLLELLRGEGFAQPNPRPMFPNPPGLLRLEPFSETLGERIWWGAATNATAIWAAKLGMNLQSSTLKFDETGEPFHIQQAKQIRAYREAWKQAGHTRTPRVSVSRSIFALTNDLDRAYFGHDSNSQDKIGFLDASTRAVFGRSYAAEPQKLVEQLRQDEAIAEADTLLLTVPNQLGVEYNVHVMESILTHVAPALGWR, encoded by the coding sequence ATGAAAAAGATTGGCTTTCTTTCCTTTGGCCACTGGACGCCTTCGCCTCAATCCCAAACGCGCTCTGCTGCGGATGTTCTGTTGCAATCCATCGATCTGGCGGTGGAAGCCGAACGCATCGGCATGGATGGCGCTTACTTCCGCGTGCATCATTTTGCGCGGCAGCTCTCGTCGCCCTTCCCTCTTCTGGCTGCGGTTGGAGCACGCACGCGCAACATCGAAATCGGCACCGCCGTTATCGACATGCGCTATGAAAATCCGCACTACATGCTGGAGGATGCAAGCGCAGCCGATCTCATTTCCGGTTCGCGATTACAGCTAGGCATCAGCCGTGGATCGCCGGAACAGGTCATCGACGGATGGCGCCACTTCGGTTATCAGCCGAAGGAAGGCGAAGACGACGCAGCCATGGGACGTCGCCACACCGAAGTCCTTCTGGAGCTTTTGCGCGGAGAAGGTTTTGCCCAGCCCAACCCTCGGCCCATGTTCCCCAACCCGCCAGGACTGCTGCGGCTGGAGCCCTTCTCGGAAACCTTGGGTGAACGCATCTGGTGGGGCGCTGCGACCAACGCCACCGCCATATGGGCCGCGAAGCTGGGAATGAATCTGCAAAGCTCAACCCTCAAGTTCGATGAGACAGGCGAGCCATTTCACATCCAACAGGCAAAGCAGATTCGTGCTTATCGCGAGGCATGGAAGCAGGCCGGGCATACTCGCACGCCGCGCGTCTCCGTCAGCCGTAGCATCTTTGCCTTGACCAACGATCTGGATCGCGCCTACTTCGGGCACGACAGCAACTCGCAGGACAAAATCGGCTTTCTGGACGCATCCACCCGCGCAGTATTTGGCCGCAGCTACGCCGCCGAGCCACAAAAATTAGTAGAGCAACTGCGTCAGGATGAAGCGATTGCGGAAGCAGATACGTTGCTGCTCACCGTGCCAAACCAACTTGGCGTGGAGTACAACGTACACGTTATGGAATCGATTCTGACCCACGTGGCACCCGCACTCGGCTGGAGATAG
- a CDS encoding ABC transporter permease, whose amino-acid sequence MAALSWTTAARIASRELRASRGKFLFVILSVAIGVAALTGVRGFSTAFRQTLMVRARSILAGDLAARTFQQPSDTQQKQLDALTASGTQMTSVTEMAAMATAEHSLDPLLVALKAIDPAKYPFYGTVDLQPAMPLRQAIGGENVAVGDDLLIRLKLHVGDRIQLGDATLRIAAVVLGEPDRLSGSFAAGPRILLSQNQLEQTHLLAAGSRAGQRYLFMLPKRDDRAVAKLKTTLEGILPEAQITDYRETNPAITMALDRATGVLSLVSLVALVLGAVGVAMAMRTHLLERMDSIAIMKSLGARSAHVLRIYLVQTVLLGLIGGAVGVALGVGVQLVLPLLLAKLLGITPELHIAASAIVAGLATGLLTTLLFTMPPLLDIRGVRPILILRRNVDDVQEKGTAANLFAKIKASFAQVVAGALILLGITLIATTLSDSKVVGQVFTIGLAGVLVVLLIASSVVLALLRRFLKSTRASLQPVVRHGLANLYRPGNPSAALLAAVGLGVMQIASVFFLSQALVKELKLSTRPTLPNVFLIDVAPTEVQGVTALLKSQPGVHGEPEMLPVVASRIIAVDGVKASELKLENFPKRMLQSISLTWVDEMPPGTKVVRGTFWHSGDPHSQVAIGQRMSERLHVQLGSHILFGAPGDPDHPINAEVTAIIKSDGQHAWSRSEFLLPKSALAGLPVVYYGGAHADPDRVGELQRALFAKYPTVTVINVAQAMETLRGVLLQVSLVVQFLAGFSIFAGLVILASAIAGTRYRRIREVVVLKTLGATRSRIAAIFSIEFATLGLIAGLVGLVFANLTVRVVLSRLDLDYHFLGWINALALIAVMALTVLTGWLASYRVLGQKPLEVLREE is encoded by the coding sequence GTGGCCGCGCTCTCCTGGACGACGGCAGCACGCATTGCATCGCGCGAACTGCGTGCTTCACGCGGCAAATTTCTGTTTGTCATTTTGTCGGTAGCGATTGGTGTTGCGGCGTTGACGGGCGTTCGTGGATTCTCCACGGCGTTTCGCCAGACGCTGATGGTGCGTGCGCGTTCCATCCTGGCGGGCGATCTTGCAGCACGCACATTTCAGCAGCCGAGCGATACGCAACAGAAGCAACTGGATGCGTTGACCGCAAGCGGCACACAGATGACATCGGTCACGGAGATGGCCGCCATGGCCACTGCCGAACATTCGCTGGATCCATTGCTGGTGGCGCTGAAGGCCATTGATCCTGCGAAGTATCCGTTCTATGGCACTGTCGATCTGCAGCCAGCCATGCCGTTGCGGCAGGCGATTGGTGGGGAGAACGTTGCAGTCGGCGATGACCTGTTGATTCGTTTGAAGCTGCATGTGGGCGACCGCATTCAGCTTGGCGATGCCACGTTGCGCATTGCTGCAGTTGTTCTCGGTGAGCCGGACAGACTCTCCGGATCGTTTGCCGCGGGGCCGCGCATCCTGTTATCGCAGAATCAACTGGAACAGACACATCTGCTGGCGGCGGGATCGCGTGCGGGCCAGCGCTATCTTTTTATGTTGCCGAAGCGTGATGACCGCGCTGTAGCAAAGTTAAAGACGACATTGGAAGGCATTCTGCCCGAGGCTCAGATTACGGATTATCGTGAGACGAATCCGGCCATCACGATGGCGCTGGATCGTGCAACGGGTGTGTTGTCGCTGGTTTCGCTGGTGGCGCTGGTGCTGGGCGCTGTCGGAGTCGCCATGGCCATGCGCACGCATCTGCTGGAGCGTATGGACTCCATCGCCATCATGAAGTCGCTCGGTGCGCGGTCTGCGCATGTGCTTCGCATTTACCTGGTGCAGACGGTGCTGCTGGGGTTGATTGGTGGCGCGGTTGGTGTGGCGTTGGGTGTTGGCGTGCAACTTGTGTTGCCGTTGCTACTGGCGAAGCTGCTGGGGATCACACCGGAACTACACATCGCGGCTTCCGCAATCGTCGCAGGACTGGCCACAGGTCTGCTCACTACACTGCTATTTACGATGCCGCCGTTGCTGGATATTCGCGGCGTTCGGCCCATTCTGATTTTGCGGCGCAACGTGGACGATGTGCAGGAGAAGGGAACAGCGGCAAACCTTTTCGCCAAAATCAAAGCGTCTTTTGCGCAGGTGGTTGCGGGTGCTTTGATTCTGCTTGGCATTACGCTCATTGCGACGACGTTGTCAGATTCAAAAGTGGTGGGGCAGGTCTTTACGATAGGGCTGGCCGGTGTGCTCGTGGTGCTGCTGATCGCATCGTCGGTAGTGCTGGCATTGCTGCGGCGATTCCTGAAGAGCACGCGTGCTTCTTTGCAGCCTGTGGTGCGACATGGTTTGGCGAACCTCTATCGTCCGGGCAATCCTTCCGCGGCTTTGCTGGCAGCTGTGGGACTGGGAGTGATGCAGATTGCCAGCGTGTTTTTTCTTTCGCAGGCACTGGTGAAGGAACTGAAGCTATCCACGCGGCCCACGTTGCCGAATGTCTTTCTCATTGATGTTGCGCCGACCGAAGTGCAAGGTGTGACGGCGCTGCTGAAGTCACAGCCCGGTGTTCATGGCGAGCCGGAGATGTTACCCGTGGTGGCCTCGCGCATTATTGCAGTGGATGGAGTGAAGGCTTCGGAGTTGAAGCTGGAGAACTTTCCCAAGCGGATGTTGCAATCCATCTCGTTGACGTGGGTGGACGAAATGCCGCCGGGGACGAAGGTGGTACGCGGAACCTTCTGGCATAGTGGCGACCCGCATTCGCAGGTGGCGATTGGACAACGGATGTCAGAGCGTTTGCATGTGCAGCTTGGGTCGCACATCCTCTTTGGTGCACCGGGCGATCCCGATCATCCCATCAACGCGGAGGTCACGGCCATCATCAAGTCCGATGGTCAACATGCATGGTCGCGCTCGGAGTTTCTGCTGCCAAAGTCTGCGCTGGCTGGGCTGCCGGTGGTGTATTACGGCGGTGCACATGCCGATCCCGATCGTGTTGGCGAACTCCAACGCGCGTTGTTTGCGAAGTATCCCACGGTTACAGTGATCAACGTAGCGCAGGCAATGGAGACGCTGCGAGGCGTGCTGTTGCAGGTGTCGCTGGTGGTGCAGTTTCTTGCAGGATTTTCCATCTTCGCAGGGCTCGTCATTCTTGCGAGCGCCATTGCGGGAACGCGCTATCGGCGCATCCGTGAAGTGGTGGTGTTGAAGACGCTTGGCGCAACGCGGTCGCGCATTGCCGCAATCTTCTCCATTGAATTTGCAACGCTTGGCCTGATCGCCGGGTTGGTGGGACTGGTGTTCGCAAACCTCACCGTTCGCGTGGTGCTGTCACGGCTTGATCTGGACTATCACTTCCTGGGATGGATCAACGCGCTTGCGCTCATCGCCGTGATGGCGCTGACCGTACTGACGGGATGGCTCGCAAGTTATCGTGTCCTTGGCCAGAAACCGCTTGAGGTTCTTCGCGAGGAGTAG
- a CDS encoding ABC transporter ATP-binding protein translates to MDDLRKSIRNGSRTVEILRGISFDVAAGEFVAIVGSSGSGKSTLLGLLAGLDTPTSGNVILNGTAISYLPEDKLAEVRGKLIGFVFQSYQLIPTLTALENVLLPHELNAPANEQKAGRERAMELLRAVGLGERAEHYPVQLSGGEQQRVALARAFILRPPIVLADEPTGNLDSKNGAHVMDLLLDLNQREGTTLVLVTHDPAVAAHATRVLTVRDGEVIADERKSAEQV, encoded by the coding sequence GTGGACGATCTTCGCAAATCCATTCGCAACGGATCTCGTACGGTTGAGATTCTTCGCGGCATTTCGTTCGATGTTGCCGCAGGCGAGTTCGTCGCCATTGTGGGTTCGTCCGGTTCGGGAAAAAGCACATTGCTCGGGTTGCTCGCTGGGTTGGACACGCCAACCTCAGGCAACGTGATCCTGAATGGCACGGCGATCAGTTATCTGCCGGAAGACAAACTTGCAGAGGTGCGCGGGAAGTTGATTGGTTTCGTCTTTCAGAGCTATCAACTGATTCCTACGCTTACGGCTCTTGAGAACGTGTTGCTGCCGCACGAGTTGAATGCACCGGCGAACGAGCAGAAGGCTGGCCGTGAACGTGCGATGGAATTACTGCGTGCCGTTGGACTTGGTGAGCGTGCGGAGCATTATCCTGTTCAGCTTTCCGGTGGAGAGCAGCAACGTGTGGCGTTGGCGCGTGCGTTTATCCTGCGACCACCCATTGTGCTGGCCGACGAACCAACGGGGAACCTCGATTCAAAGAATGGAGCCCATGTGATGGACCTGCTGCTGGATCTGAACCAGCGCGAAGGGACAACGCTGGTGCTGGTGACGCATGATCCTGCCGTGGCTGCACATGCCACGCGTGTGTTGACGGTGCGCGATGGGGAAGTGATTGCGGATGAACGCAAGTCCGCGGAGCAGGTGTAA
- a CDS encoding arylesterase has translation MIQRSPFTLMCTFAVAAMFLLAGCEPKHHDLASGSKDGGATPTASMELKSDAVVDSSNDVDDGRPVIACFGDSLTAGLGVDVDSSYPADLQRELDKAGYRYRVVNMGISGDTTKDALARIDRVLAMKPAITVVEFGGNDGLRGIPVTNSRQNLDDILGRLTHTGTQIALAGITLPPQYSAPYIKDFNETYTVLAKKYSVPLLPFVLQDVYGVPGSIQADGIHPTAQGCKQVAKNIFNLIHPMLKK, from the coding sequence ATGATACAGCGTTCCCCCTTCACACTAATGTGTACGTTTGCCGTAGCTGCAATGTTCCTGCTGGCAGGTTGCGAACCCAAACATCACGATCTGGCCAGCGGCAGCAAAGACGGCGGCGCGACACCAACAGCTTCCATGGAATTGAAATCTGACGCGGTTGTAGATTCCTCGAACGATGTGGACGATGGCCGCCCTGTGATCGCCTGCTTTGGCGACAGCCTCACAGCAGGCCTGGGCGTTGACGTGGATAGCAGCTATCCCGCAGACCTTCAGCGTGAGCTGGATAAGGCCGGCTATCGCTATCGTGTGGTCAACATGGGCATCAGCGGCGACACCACCAAAGACGCACTGGCGCGGATCGACCGTGTTCTCGCGATGAAGCCCGCAATCACGGTGGTGGAGTTTGGAGGCAACGACGGCCTTCGTGGCATTCCCGTAACCAATTCACGTCAGAACCTCGACGATATTCTTGGCCGCCTCACCCACACGGGCACGCAGATTGCACTTGCCGGCATCACACTGCCGCCACAGTACAGCGCGCCGTACATCAAGGATTTCAACGAGACCTACACAGTCCTCGCAAAGAAGTATTCTGTGCCGCTGTTACCGTTCGTTCTGCAGGATGTCTACGGCGTTCCCGGCAGTATTCAGGCAGACGGTATCCACCCCACAGCACAGGGCTGCAAGCAGGTGGCAAAGAACATCTTCAACTTGATCCATCCGATGCTGAAGAAATGA
- a CDS encoding type II toxin-antitoxin system RelE/ParE family toxin yields the protein MSVTLTEFAQDTLVAAYNFVYDSNPQNAELVLDRIYGILRLLRDRKFMGERGPIPGTRRYLVPKTSIFVVYRDVGDDVQILAFLHKSQRWPHIPVP from the coding sequence GTGAGTGTCACTTTAACGGAGTTTGCGCAAGACACACTTGTTGCCGCCTACAATTTTGTTTATGACAGCAATCCGCAAAATGCGGAACTGGTTCTTGATCGTATCTATGGGATCCTGAGACTTTTGAGAGACAGGAAGTTCATGGGCGAGAGAGGCCCCATTCCCGGGACAAGAAGATACCTCGTCCCTAAGACTTCAATCTTTGTGGTTTACAGGGATGTGGGCGACGACGTACAGATACTCGCGTTTCTCCATAAGTCTCAGCGCTGGCCGCATATTCCTGTGCCGTAA
- a CDS encoding CopG family ribbon-helix-helix protein has product MSTAGVFVELDSSLIARLDQLAMDEERNRSSLISDALTQFLNVREYHLACVQEGIRQADAGMLTPMDDALEQVRKRIAQR; this is encoded by the coding sequence ATGAGCACTGCAGGCGTTTTTGTGGAACTCGACTCTTCTTTAATTGCGCGGCTGGATCAGTTGGCGATGGATGAAGAACGCAATCGTAGTTCACTGATTTCAGATGCTCTTACGCAGTTCCTAAACGTCAGGGAATATCACCTGGCGTGTGTGCAGGAGGGGATTCGTCAGGCTGACGCAGGCATGCTGACGCCTATGGACGATGCACTGGAACAGGTAAGAAAGCGTATTGCGCAACGGTGA
- the truB gene encoding tRNA pseudouridine(55) synthase TruB produces the protein MNGLLIFDKPSGLTSHDVVSLVRRASGERSVGHLGTLDPMATGVLPLLLGKWTRLAQFFNAADKQYTGTIRFGFATDTYDAEGQPAGEAQSLRCSLEELRALSARFHGTIDQVPPVFSAKKIGGVPAHKLARQGKEVAVKPARITIHDFSLTGLEGDTASFAMHVSSGGYVRSVAHELGQLAGCGAHLSSLRRTQAGVFTLADAVTREQLIEAANAGTVQQLMRHPRTVLPEMPAVTADEGSQTKLRNGMAVNLPEFSDAPLVRIFNGSKELLGIGKRVAGTLIQPYVNIA, from the coding sequence ATGAACGGCCTTCTGATTTTCGATAAACCCTCCGGACTTACCTCTCACGATGTTGTTTCGCTGGTGCGGCGCGCCAGCGGCGAACGCTCTGTTGGCCATCTGGGCACGCTGGATCCCATGGCGACCGGCGTATTGCCGTTGCTGCTGGGCAAATGGACGCGGCTGGCTCAGTTTTTTAATGCCGCGGACAAGCAGTACACCGGCACAATTCGTTTTGGCTTTGCCACGGACACGTACGACGCCGAAGGCCAACCCGCAGGCGAGGCGCAATCCTTGCGCTGTTCGCTGGAGGAACTGCGTGCTTTAAGCGCACGTTTTCATGGAACCATCGACCAGGTGCCACCAGTGTTTTCCGCGAAGAAGATTGGCGGTGTGCCGGCGCATAAGCTGGCTCGGCAGGGTAAGGAAGTTGCCGTAAAACCCGCACGCATTACGATTCATGATTTTTCGTTGACGGGTTTAGAAGGTGATACCGCGAGCTTTGCCATGCATGTTTCCTCAGGCGGCTATGTGCGGTCGGTGGCGCATGAACTGGGGCAGCTTGCCGGTTGCGGCGCGCATTTATCTTCGCTGCGCAGGACGCAGGCGGGCGTGTTTACGCTGGCGGATGCGGTGACGCGCGAACAGTTAATTGAAGCGGCAAATGCAGGCACGGTGCAGCAACTGATGCGGCATCCTCGTACGGTATTGCCGGAAATGCCTGCAGTAACTGCGGACGAAGGTTCACAGACGAAGCTGCGCAATGGCATGGCGGTGAATCTGCCGGAGTTTTCGGATGCGCCGCTGGTGCGGATTTTCAACGGCAGCAAAGAGTTGCTGGGCATTGGAAAACGCGTGGCCGGGACGCTGATCCAGCCCTACGTAAACATTGCATAG
- a CDS encoding intradiol ring-cleavage dioxygenase yields MALNSVSLRFLTRRKVLLGGAAASGALLLAKGAAVAESLTAPLPCSLTRELEEGPYYVDSELLRRDIRDGKPGLPLHLRITILDKNTCKPLPHAAVDIWHCDAMGIYSGYEKQSLMPMGPPGEAGPNGGPPRGSGGRPAGPPLDKNGRPFPPPGDFGGPGSPGGPPHSEITDNDRFFRGVQITGGDGIADFLTVYPGWYQGRDTHIHVKVHVGGKDVLGHDKTLKQAASDPERHVYSGGHVCFTGQMAFADAFSDRVAKLEPYRSHNLQRTRLNEDGVFESHAGDVFVQLTQMDMRRLEAGVSGSMVCVIDPAEIWKEQHGPGSGPPQRR; encoded by the coding sequence ATGGCTTTGAATTCAGTGTCATTAAGGTTTCTTACACGAAGGAAAGTGTTGCTGGGCGGCGCTGCCGCCAGTGGTGCCTTGTTACTGGCGAAGGGCGCTGCGGTTGCGGAATCATTGACCGCTCCATTGCCTTGTTCCCTGACGCGCGAGTTGGAAGAGGGGCCGTACTACGTTGATAGCGAACTACTGCGCCGCGATATCCGCGATGGCAAACCGGGTCTGCCGCTGCATCTGCGCATTACGATTCTGGACAAAAACACCTGCAAGCCGCTGCCGCATGCGGCGGTAGACATCTGGCATTGCGATGCCATGGGAATTTATTCCGGCTATGAGAAGCAGAGCCTGATGCCAATGGGGCCTCCGGGAGAGGCAGGGCCAAACGGCGGTCCTCCACGTGGTTCGGGTGGCCGTCCAGCGGGACCGCCGTTGGACAAGAATGGGCGGCCTTTTCCGCCTCCGGGAGATTTCGGTGGACCGGGTAGCCCCGGTGGTCCGCCGCATAGTGAGATCACGGACAACGATCGATTCTTCCGCGGTGTGCAGATTACGGGTGGGGATGGTATTGCGGATTTTCTGACGGTGTATCCGGGCTGGTATCAGGGGCGCGACACGCACATCCATGTGAAGGTGCATGTCGGGGGCAAGGATGTGCTCGGCCATGACAAGACGTTGAAGCAAGCTGCAAGCGATCCAGAGCGGCATGTGTACAGCGGCGGCCATGTTTGTTTTACCGGGCAGATGGCGTTTGCCGATGCCTTTAGCGATCGCGTCGCCAAGCTAGAGCCATATCGCTCGCACAACCTGCAACGCACGCGGCTGAATGAGGATGGTGTGTTTGAAAGCCACGCAGGCGATGTGTTTGTGCAACTGACGCAGATGGACATGCGACGGCTGGAGGCTGGTGTAAGCGGTAGCATGGTCTGTGTGATTGATCCTGCCGAGATATGGAAGGAACAACATGGGCCAGGTAGTGGACCACCGCAACGACGTTAG